The following proteins are co-located in the Anaerolineae bacterium genome:
- a CDS encoding LysM peptidoglycan-binding domain-containing protein has protein sequence MSTKLPPDENSSSSPLQHLAIAVGTLLVITLTVLAAIFLAMQDVPDQEQPTAIVASTPTIIRPLATPTSLLPSSPAAVASPTFTPTLPPPATATPSATPLPSLQPTDTPLPPTSTLPPTDTPLPPPPTATSTPEIPTPTPEPAPATPQAPPGGACQPPPTWIAYTVQTPEETLNLLAERTNSSPYELYQVNCLDSYTIRPGQVIYLPFLPPTSTVTHTPTPVTPSPTPTRTDTPTATPRAPEIFSSEPGSGVNTEEVIIAVQGRYFYYDESDGFRVELRRGGSKQGLLLGELKTNNSFEAIVPIGLLPGTYDLWVINPDDQFDVRSSAYTAIEATPTLTP, from the coding sequence GTGTCTACCAAACTTCCCCCCGATGAAAACTCATCTTCTTCTCCCCTACAGCACCTGGCCATTGCCGTAGGAACCCTGCTAGTGATTACCTTAACCGTATTGGCTGCCATTTTTTTGGCTATGCAAGATGTGCCCGACCAGGAGCAGCCAACCGCCATTGTGGCCAGCACGCCGACCATCATTCGGCCCCTGGCTACGCCAACCTCGCTTTTACCATCGTCTCCCGCGGCCGTAGCGTCGCCCACGTTTACCCCTACCCTACCGCCGCCGGCCACGGCTACCCCTTCGGCTACGCCGCTGCCTTCGCTTCAACCCACCGATACCCCCCTCCCCCCAACCTCAACTTTACCGCCGACCGACACACCCTTGCCGCCGCCGCCAACGGCAACCTCAACCCCGGAAATACCAACCCCAACGCCAGAACCGGCGCCCGCTACGCCGCAAGCCCCCCCGGGAGGGGCTTGTCAACCGCCGCCTACCTGGATAGCCTACACCGTGCAAACGCCGGAAGAAACCCTAAACTTACTGGCCGAAAGAACTAATTCCAGCCCTTATGAACTATACCAGGTAAATTGCCTGGACTCTTATACTATTCGGCCCGGACAGGTAATTTATTTGCCGTTTTTGCCGCCTACTTCTACCGTTACCCATACTCCCACCCCGGTTACTCCCTCGCCTACCCCCACCCGCACCGATACGCCTACGGCTACTCCTCGCGCTCCAGAAATTTTTAGCAGCGAGCCTGGCTCCGGGGTGAACACAGAAGAAGTGATCATCGCTGTTCAAGGCAGATATTTTTACTACGATGAGAGCGATGGATTTAGAGTTGAATTGAGAAGGGGCGGTTCAAAGCAGGGTCTGCTCCTGGGCGAGTTAAAGACAAACAACAGTTTTGAAGCCATTGTGCCCATTGGCCTACTGCCCGGGACCTATGATTTGTGGGTCATCAATCCCGATGATCAATTTGATGTTCGCAGTTCGGCCTACACCGCCATAGAAGCCACGCCCACCCTTACCCCGTAG
- a CDS encoding alpha-glucuronidase, with translation MNIRDEDGYELWLRYRQVENPDRLAQYRQAINKVAVLGKSATAEIIKSELARALPALLGKTVPFSAQKPGGGNTLVVGTVDQLGALGVTIPQAQGAELGREGFLIRSHQVGPDTWMLLAGNTETAILTGAFHFLRLLQTQQDIRALNILSRPRIRHRILSHWDNLDGSIERGYAGPSLWQWSELPQNIDPRYHDYARDCASIGLNGAILNNVNAQAESLSPAYLVKTAALADVFRPYGLRVYLSPLLSAPMLLDGLPTSDPRDPAIAGWWQKKVDEIYRLIPDFGGFQIKANSEGQPGPQDYGANHDDGANMLAEALEPHGGILLWRAFVYDVSVDEDRAKCAHKEFVPLDGKFRPNVLVQVKNGPIDFQPREPFHPLFGAMTQTPLALELQITQEYLGQSIHLVYLAEMWQEVLDADTYAQGPGSTVAKVVDGSGYGHDLSSIVGIANTGSDRNWCGHHFAQANWYAFGRLAWDHQLRAETIADEWARLTWSNDSQVLAAIKTIMLGSWPACINYMTPLGLHHIMQEGHHYGPDPAFNNARRQDWNNVYYHRADSEGLGFNRSSTGSQAVSQYHSPLREQFDTLATCPEKFLLWFHHVPWGHRLPSGRTLWQELQQRYRAGVAFVEKMDNMWQGLQGRIDPQRHEHVSRRLKQQLENARLWQKVCLDYFGQFVGPGDT, from the coding sequence ATGAACATCCGAGACGAAGACGGATACGAGTTGTGGTTGCGCTACCGCCAGGTGGAGAACCCGGACCGTTTGGCGCAGTACCGCCAAGCGATCAACAAAGTGGCGGTCCTGGGCAAAAGCGCCACCGCAGAGATCATCAAAAGCGAATTGGCGCGGGCACTACCTGCCCTGCTGGGCAAAACTGTACCCTTCTCGGCGCAAAAGCCAGGTGGCGGTAACACGTTGGTGGTGGGTACGGTTGATCAACTTGGGGCTTTAGGCGTAACAATACCGCAGGCGCAAGGCGCTGAATTGGGCCGGGAAGGATTCCTCATTCGTTCTCACCAGGTTGGCCCTGATACCTGGATGTTGCTGGCCGGCAACACAGAAACTGCTATTCTGACCGGCGCTTTTCATTTTTTGCGGCTTCTCCAAACGCAGCAGGACATCCGCGCGTTAAACATTTTGAGCCGGCCCCGGATCCGCCACCGTATCCTCAGCCATTGGGACAATCTTGACGGGTCAATTGAGCGGGGATATGCCGGTCCATCCTTGTGGCAGTGGAGCGAGCTGCCGCAAAACATTGACCCGCGCTACCACGATTACGCCCGGGACTGCGCCTCCATTGGCCTTAACGGCGCCATCCTCAACAACGTCAATGCTCAAGCCGAAAGCCTTAGCCCCGCCTACCTGGTCAAAACAGCGGCCCTGGCCGATGTGTTCCGCCCCTACGGCCTGCGCGTTTACCTGTCGCCGCTTCTCTCCGCGCCTATGCTGCTCGACGGCCTGCCAACCAGCGACCCGCGAGACCCGGCGATTGCCGGATGGTGGCAGAAAAAAGTGGACGAAATCTACCGCCTGATTCCTGACTTCGGCGGATTCCAGATCAAGGCCAATTCAGAGGGGCAACCGGGGCCGCAGGATTACGGAGCCAACCACGACGATGGGGCCAACATGCTGGCCGAGGCTCTGGAGCCGCACGGAGGAATATTGTTATGGCGAGCTTTTGTTTATGACGTAAGCGTTGACGAGGACAGGGCCAAGTGCGCCCATAAGGAGTTTGTGCCGCTGGACGGAAAATTCCGGCCCAATGTTTTGGTGCAGGTAAAAAACGGCCCCATTGATTTTCAGCCCAGAGAGCCATTCCACCCCCTTTTTGGCGCGATGACCCAAACCCCCCTGGCCCTTGAACTGCAAATCACCCAGGAATATCTGGGCCAGTCCATTCATCTGGTTTACCTGGCCGAGATGTGGCAAGAGGTTCTGGATGCGGACACCTACGCCCAGGGGCCGGGTTCAACCGTGGCCAAGGTGGTGGATGGCTCTGGCTACGGCCACGATCTGTCGAGTATTGTTGGCATTGCCAATACCGGCTCGGACCGTAACTGGTGCGGCCATCACTTTGCCCAGGCCAACTGGTACGCCTTTGGCCGGCTGGCCTGGGATCACCAGTTGAGGGCTGAAACCATTGCCGACGAATGGGCCAGGCTGACCTGGTCAAATGACTCCCAGGTGTTAGCGGCCATCAAAACCATCATGCTTGGCTCCTGGCCGGCCTGCATCAACTATATGACCCCCCTGGGCCTGCACCACATTATGCAAGAAGGCCACCATTACGGGCCAGACCCGGCCTTCAACAATGCCCGGCGACAGGATTGGAACAACGTTTACTACCATCGGGCCGATAGCGAGGGGCTTGGCTTCAACCGCAGTAGCACGGGCAGTCAGGCCGTGAGCCAGTATCACAGCCCGCTGCGGGAGCAATTTGACACCTTGGCTACCTGCCCGGAGAAGTTTTTGTTATGGTTTCACCATGTCCCCTGGGGGCATCGTTTGCCATCCGGGCGGACGCTTTGGCAGGAGCTACAGCAGCGCTACCGGGCGGGCGTTGCCTTTGTGGAAAAGATGGACAACATGTGGCAGGGTTTGCAGGGCCGGATTGACCCCCAACGCCACGAGCACGTGAGCAGGCGCTTAAAACAGCAGCTAGAAAACGCCCGCCTTTGGCAAAAAGTGTGTCTTGACTACTTTGGCCAATTTGTCGGTCCTGGGGACACTTGA
- a CDS encoding DUF4038 domain-containing protein, whose product MTQPEIFDRTQKKPHIWEMVELNFTAQNQYANPYLDVEMWVQLKGPNGFDKRIYGFWDGGQTFKVRLVATDVGCWTWTSYASPDDPGLSGQTGEFSASNWTEAEKRANPNRRGFIRPTAHGHALEYADDTPFFLVGDTWLSAATWRYPLRGQEPEPGYVPGPGLWFEAAVQYRKRQGYNSISFISSFPNWFADEWPRAVQDDDGVWLRDPWVKSGADTAKDQHDEAGNVPFPVRGDVKCLSDFSKLNPKYYQSLDKKMAYLAQNGFVPMIETIRRDVGPAWKKYGGWPDTYIRFVQYMVARYGAHNIIFSKIHQDLNVADMGLKGEDWNEALTLHLERYGHMPYGQPVTSLVDHSTLVTYGLVSWITMHSVGNDPRTHQICAAMETIFKLDPPYPLSNLEPYYTGWQERNVHGERPPTNSDRDNYFARAQMYGSVLSGGLAGHVHGTSGYDGNTTGEPKAESGRPYTWEALQFTSGTQMQHLKTFILSEGADYQDLLLATADVNPAKSPGSFEDGLDGWSFMMRTADKHLAFLYFERGAVRAGLKNMAASATYHLAWFNPRTGIWLEPVSIKTNSQGQLQLPVFPEGGDEAIEDWALKMTLYDLTHA is encoded by the coding sequence GTGACCCAACCAGAAATTTTTGACCGGACTCAAAAAAAGCCCCACATTTGGGAAATGGTAGAGCTAAATTTTACCGCCCAAAATCAATATGCCAATCCCTATCTGGATGTGGAAATGTGGGTGCAACTCAAAGGCCCTAATGGGTTTGATAAACGAATTTACGGGTTTTGGGATGGAGGGCAAACGTTTAAAGTCCGGCTGGTGGCTACCGACGTTGGCTGCTGGACGTGGACGAGCTACGCCTCGCCCGACGACCCCGGCCTGAGCGGCCAAACAGGCGAATTCAGCGCCTCAAACTGGACCGAGGCCGAAAAACGGGCCAATCCCAACCGGCGCGGTTTTATCAGGCCCACGGCCCACGGCCACGCCTTGGAATACGCCGACGACACGCCTTTCTTTTTGGTCGGCGATACCTGGCTGTCTGCGGCCACCTGGCGCTATCCTTTGCGTGGCCAAGAGCCTGAGCCGGGCTACGTGCCGGGGCCGGGCCTTTGGTTTGAAGCGGCGGTGCAGTATCGTAAACGGCAGGGCTACAATTCCATCAGTTTTATCTCCAGCTTTCCTAACTGGTTTGCCGATGAATGGCCCCGCGCCGTGCAGGATGACGACGGCGTGTGGCTGCGCGACCCCTGGGTAAAAAGCGGGGCCGACACCGCCAAAGACCAGCACGATGAAGCGGGCAACGTTCCTTTCCCGGTGCGGGGCGATGTCAAATGCCTATCTGATTTCAGTAAACTCAACCCCAAATATTATCAAAGCCTGGATAAAAAAATGGCCTATCTGGCCCAAAACGGCTTTGTGCCCATGATCGAAACGATCCGCCGGGACGTTGGGCCGGCCTGGAAAAAGTATGGGGGCTGGCCGGACACGTATATCCGGTTTGTGCAGTATATGGTGGCGCGTTATGGCGCTCACAACATTATCTTTAGCAAAATCCATCAAGATTTGAATGTGGCGGATATGGGCCTGAAAGGCGAAGATTGGAACGAAGCTTTAACCCTGCACCTGGAGCGTTACGGCCACATGCCCTATGGCCAACCCGTTACCTCGCTGGTTGACCATTCTACCCTGGTCACTTATGGTCTGGTTTCCTGGATCACCATGCACTCGGTGGGGAATGACCCCCGCACGCACCAGATTTGTGCGGCCATGGAAACAATCTTTAAACTCGACCCGCCCTACCCCTTGAGCAATCTGGAACCTTACTATACCGGCTGGCAAGAAAGAAATGTCCATGGCGAGAGACCGCCCACCAACTCCGACCGGGACAATTACTTTGCCCGCGCTCAGATGTATGGCAGCGTATTATCGGGCGGTCTGGCCGGGCACGTGCATGGAACGTCGGGTTATGACGGCAATACCACCGGCGAACCCAAAGCCGAAAGCGGCCGGCCCTATACCTGGGAGGCGCTACAATTCACCTCGGGCACGCAGATGCAGCACTTAAAAACGTTCATTCTTTCCGAGGGCGCCGATTATCAAGATTTGCTCTTGGCCACCGCCGACGTGAATCCCGCCAAGTCCCCCGGCAGTTTTGAGGATGGGCTGGACGGCTGGTCTTTTATGATGCGCACCGCCGACAAGCATCTGGCCTTCCTCTATTTTGAGCGGGGCGCTGTGCGGGCCGGTTTAAAAAATATGGCCGCGTCTGCCACCTATCACCTGGCCTGGTTCAACCCCAGAACCGGCATCTGGCTGGAACCAGTGAGCATTAAGACAAATTCCCAGGGGCAACTGCAATTGCCGGTTTTTCCCGAGGGCGGAGATGAGGCCATTGAGGATTGGGCGCTAAAAATGACTCTATACGATTTAACTCACGCTTGA
- a CDS encoding 4Fe-4S binding protein produces MFACVRRLGRGGLAEACIHVRSAGGIRKGFVVVVCRACFDPPCARVCPTEALVEREGGGVKLKADLCIGCENCVEACPFGAVLWDAEQNKPQICVYCGYCADFCPYDVLALEEIEEAPYVTP; encoded by the coding sequence ATGTTTGCCTGCGTGCGGCGGTTGGGGCGGGGGGGCTTGGCCGAAGCGTGTATTCACGTTCGTTCGGCAGGTGGGATTCGGAAAGGGTTTGTGGTGGTGGTCTGCCGGGCTTGTTTTGACCCGCCTTGTGCGCGGGTGTGCCCCACCGAGGCGCTGGTAGAACGGGAAGGCGGCGGGGTAAAACTTAAAGCCGATCTTTGTATTGGCTGTGAAAATTGTGTGGAAGCCTGTCCCTTTGGCGCGGTTTTGTGGGACGCCGAACAAAATAAACCCCAAATTTGTGTTTACTGCGGTTATTGCGCGGATTTTTGCCCGTATGATGTTCTGGCGCTGGAAGAGATTGAGGAGGCCCCCTATGTTACCCCATGA
- a CDS encoding glycoside hydrolase family 3 C-terminal domain-containing protein: MTHTNDQPIFTGLEAGAELSSQQIEATAQEWLAQLTLAEKIEIMDGDTPFWAGLVDMMGGGYGDHLWDAGVISRLGIPGIRFADGPRGIVMDGATTFPVSMARGAAWDVALEERIGDVIGRELRALGGTLFGGVCINLLRHPAWGRAQETYGEDPYHLGEMGAALTRGVQRHAMACAKHYALNSMENARFKVDVRISPRALHEIYLPHFKRVVDEGVAAVMSAYNSINGEWCGQNKVLLTDILKRQWGFAGYVLTDFIFGMRDAKKAALAGQDLEMPFQMHYHQHLKRLVENGEVPPERVDEAVLRLLRQQLRLIRSDSYDAAQLGSESHRALAREAAEKSMVLLQNKGDLLPLRDLKKIAVIGRLADTPNTGDGGSSNTRPAYVVTPLAGIQAALKGQAEVLHHDGSDLEQAKATAQVADVVVLVVGYTHRDEGEFLDPNTMQSLASLFPPPTPEEAPIVQGFMQGLAGAPSDTFLTGGDRDRLTLLPEDEALIQAIAAVNPQTIVAVMGGSGVIMEAWRERVPAILMLWYPGMEGGHALADILLGRINPSGKLPFVIPKRAEDLPFFDKNATQIEYDLWHGYRKLEREGHPPAFPFGFGLNYAGYHYANLTLAQTQLGPSDTLPVSLEVSNTGAYAGEEVVQLYVSALGSAVERAPKELKAFTRIALQPGETRTVQLRLPISRLAYYDESRADFVVEPLEYEVFVGSHSLDPHALKARFVVRGE, translated from the coding sequence ATGACTCACACTAATGACCAACCAATCTTTACCGGCCTTGAGGCGGGAGCGGAACTCTCCAGCCAACAGATTGAGGCCACGGCGCAGGAATGGCTGGCGCAGCTAACGCTGGCTGAAAAAATTGAGATAATGGATGGCGATACACCTTTTTGGGCCGGCCTGGTGGACATGATGGGCGGGGGCTACGGCGATCATCTATGGGATGCAGGTGTCATTTCTCGCCTCGGTATCCCCGGCATCCGTTTTGCGGATGGCCCTCGCGGCATCGTGATGGACGGAGCCACCACGTTCCCGGTTTCGATGGCCCGGGGCGCGGCCTGGGACGTGGCCCTGGAAGAACGCATCGGTGATGTTATTGGACGTGAATTGCGGGCGCTGGGCGGCACCCTGTTTGGCGGGGTCTGCATCAACCTGCTCCGCCATCCGGCCTGGGGTCGCGCCCAGGAAACCTACGGCGAGGACCCTTACCACCTGGGCGAGATGGGCGCTGCCCTGACCCGGGGGGTGCAACGTCACGCCATGGCCTGCGCCAAGCACTATGCGCTCAACTCGATGGAAAATGCCCGTTTTAAGGTGGATGTGCGTATCAGCCCCCGGGCGCTCCACGAGATTTACCTGCCCCACTTTAAGCGGGTGGTGGACGAAGGGGTGGCGGCGGTGATGAGCGCCTATAACAGCATTAATGGGGAATGGTGCGGGCAGAACAAGGTTTTGCTGACCGACATCCTCAAGAGGCAATGGGGCTTTGCCGGGTACGTGCTAACCGACTTTATTTTTGGCATGCGCGATGCCAAAAAAGCAGCCCTGGCCGGGCAAGACCTGGAAATGCCGTTTCAAATGCACTATCACCAACACCTGAAACGCCTGGTCGAGAACGGTGAAGTCCCGCCGGAACGAGTGGACGAGGCCGTGTTACGCTTGCTGCGCCAACAACTGCGCCTGATTCGGTCAGACAGCTACGATGCAGCGCAACTTGGCAGCGAGAGCCACCGGGCGCTGGCGCGCGAAGCGGCGGAGAAGTCCATGGTGCTGCTGCAAAACAAGGGAGACCTGCTCCCGCTGCGAGATTTGAAGAAAATAGCCGTGATTGGCCGGCTGGCCGACACGCCCAATACCGGCGACGGCGGTTCCAGCAACACCCGCCCCGCTTACGTGGTCACCCCGCTTGCCGGGATTCAGGCCGCGCTCAAGGGCCAGGCGGAGGTACTGCATCACGACGGCAGCGATCTTGAGCAAGCCAAAGCCACCGCCCAGGTCGCCGACGTGGTGGTGCTGGTGGTGGGCTACACCCATAGAGACGAAGGTGAGTTTCTTGACCCCAACACCATGCAGAGCCTGGCTTCGCTATTTCCCCCGCCTACCCCGGAGGAAGCGCCCATTGTCCAGGGGTTTATGCAAGGTTTGGCCGGAGCGCCATCGGATACCTTCTTGACCGGCGGCGATCGTGACCGGCTCACCTTGCTCCCTGAGGATGAGGCGTTGATCCAGGCGATTGCGGCGGTGAATCCGCAAACCATTGTTGCGGTGATGGGCGGTAGTGGCGTCATCATGGAAGCCTGGCGCGAGCGCGTGCCGGCTATTCTGATGCTCTGGTATCCCGGCATGGAAGGGGGCCACGCCCTGGCCGACATTCTGTTGGGTCGGATCAATCCGAGCGGCAAGCTGCCGTTTGTGATTCCCAAACGGGCTGAAGACCTGCCCTTCTTTGATAAAAATGCCACTCAAATTGAATATGACCTGTGGCACGGCTATCGCAAGCTGGAACGGGAGGGCCACCCTCCGGCTTTTCCTTTTGGCTTTGGCCTCAACTACGCCGGCTATCATTACGCCAACCTGACCCTGGCCCAGACTCAACTCGGGCCGTCAGACACCTTGCCGGTGAGCCTGGAGGTTTCCAATACCGGAGCCTACGCCGGCGAGGAAGTGGTGCAGCTTTACGTTTCGGCCCTTGGCTCTGCCGTGGAGCGGGCGCCTAAAGAACTCAAAGCTTTTACCCGGATTGCCTTGCAGCCCGGTGAAACCAGGACCGTCCAACTCAGACTACCCATCTCCCGGCTGGCTTACTACGACGAAAGCCGGGCAGACTTTGTGGTGGAACCGCTCGAATATGAGGTTTTTGTGGGGAGCCATTCTTTGGACCCGCATGCCTTGAAAGCGCGTTTTGTGGTTCGTGGCGAGTAA
- a CDS encoding aldehyde ferredoxin oxidoreductase family protein: protein MLPHDPLPRVLYIDLTRRRYRIEERPDIFAAGLGGSGAGIRLLAEECPPGADPLGPDNPLIFTVGPLVGHFPLASKTVAMFKSPHTGNLGESHAGGRSAVAIRMAGYGAVVIQGQSKMPVYLVIAEGQVHFRDAAALWGLRSSYTAGSVLRQREGGSGLRSIMRIGRAGEKQVSYACVITETYRHFGRLGLGAVFGSKQLKAIVVSGKRSLAVADRRSYRNTYDQIYKAATETPVMKKYHELGTPVNVLPLNHIGALPTRNLQSGRFEGAETISGEHLAEEYLGRRVACAHCPVACVHLAALRLPYPDDPYFYKTVMLGYDHELIYAMGSMLGGSEVEGLLQALDQVEVLGLDVMSTGVVLAWATEALERGLISTQETGGLALAWGNYPVYIEAIKRIVTQPNDFYRALARGVEYASSVYGGQEYALAFGGNEMPGYHTGPGCHAGYLTGARHSHLDSAGYGLDQQVGQPGQTLTPEAVADKLLAEERWRQVLTSLVICLFARGIYTPEVVQNALAAVGIDRSVEDLARLGRETLRLKHAFKTREGFELGQLRLPHRIFETPAPAGKFDEDFMKQTIARYAENL, encoded by the coding sequence ATGTTACCCCATGATCCCCTGCCCCGGGTCTTATACATTGACCTGACCCGCCGACGTTACCGGATAGAGGAACGCCCCGATATTTTTGCCGCCGGTTTGGGCGGCAGCGGGGCCGGTATCCGGCTGCTGGCCGAAGAATGTCCCCCCGGCGCCGATCCATTAGGGCCGGATAATCCGCTTATTTTTACGGTAGGCCCTCTGGTGGGCCATTTTCCCCTGGCCTCCAAAACGGTGGCTATGTTCAAATCGCCCCATACCGGCAACCTGGGCGAGAGCCACGCCGGGGGGCGAAGCGCGGTGGCTATCCGCATGGCCGGATATGGGGCGGTGGTTATCCAGGGCCAGAGCAAGATGCCGGTTTATCTGGTTATTGCAGAAGGACAGGTTCATTTTCGAGACGCCGCCGCCTTGTGGGGCTTGCGCAGTAGCTATACCGCCGGGTCGGTCTTGCGCCAGCGCGAAGGGGGGAGCGGGCTGCGTTCCATTATGCGGATTGGCCGCGCCGGAGAGAAACAGGTCAGCTACGCCTGCGTTATCACCGAAACCTACCGTCACTTTGGCCGGTTGGGCCTGGGTGCAGTTTTTGGCAGCAAACAACTCAAGGCCATAGTGGTCAGCGGCAAACGCTCTCTGGCTGTGGCCGACCGGCGCAGTTACCGCAATACCTACGACCAGATATATAAAGCGGCCACAGAAACGCCGGTGATGAAAAAATACCACGAGTTGGGCACGCCGGTCAATGTACTCCCCTTAAATCATATTGGCGCCCTACCCACCCGCAATTTGCAGAGTGGCCGCTTTGAGGGCGCTGAAACCATTTCCGGCGAGCATCTGGCCGAAGAATATTTAGGGCGGCGGGTAGCCTGCGCGCATTGCCCGGTGGCGTGCGTTCACCTGGCGGCGCTACGCCTGCCATACCCGGACGATCCCTATTTTTATAAAACCGTGATGTTGGGCTACGACCACGAGCTGATCTATGCCATGGGCAGCATGCTCGGCGGCTCGGAGGTGGAGGGATTACTCCAGGCGCTGGACCAGGTTGAGGTGCTGGGATTGGATGTAATGAGCACCGGCGTGGTGCTGGCCTGGGCCACCGAGGCCCTGGAACGAGGCCTTATTTCAACGCAGGAAACCGGCGGGCTGGCCCTGGCCTGGGGCAATTACCCCGTTTACATAGAAGCGATTAAGCGGATTGTGACCCAACCGAATGATTTTTACCGGGCGCTGGCCCGGGGCGTGGAATATGCCTCATCCGTTTATGGGGGTCAGGAATATGCCCTGGCCTTTGGCGGCAACGAGATGCCCGGTTACCACACCGGCCCTGGCTGCCACGCCGGTTATCTGACCGGCGCGCGACACAGCCATCTGGATAGCGCCGGGTATGGGCTAGATCAACAGGTCGGCCAGCCGGGCCAGACGCTCACGCCCGAAGCTGTGGCCGACAAATTACTCGCCGAAGAACGCTGGCGTCAAGTTCTTACCAGCCTGGTAATCTGTCTTTTTGCGCGGGGCATTTATACGCCGGAAGTGGTGCAAAATGCGCTGGCGGCTGTCGGCATTGACCGGTCGGTTGAGGATTTGGCCCGGTTGGGCCGGGAGACGCTTCGCCTTAAACATGCCTTTAAAACGCGGGAGGGCTTTGAGTTGGGCCAACTGCGGTTGCCCCACCGGATTTTTGAAACACCTGCTCCGGCAGGTAAATTTGATGAAGATTTTATGAAGCAGACGATTGCTCGGTATGCCGAGAATCTCTAG
- a CDS encoding flippase-like domain-containing protein codes for MFKRWRFWLGAAISAFFLYIALRGFDLRLAWQYILTGNYWWVLPGVFVYFVGVWARTWRWHYLLRPIKAISLKELWPVVVIGYMGNNIYPFRIGEVLRAYVLKKKKNVSMSASIATILVERIFDGLVMLIFVFIGLPLVPGLPDWLRQIVILASVAFFGALIVFFVLAARPHTTRKLYHWAFSRFLPHSLQPQFLALADRFMEGLTSLTSLRDILMIFFTSLVVWLLETMKYWFVMHAFDFTVSFFVLMLMNGVVNLATTLPSAPGYVGTFDTPGIEVLKVFGVNAAIAAAYTLVLHVALWLPITLLGFYYMIREGLSWTELGKAAESRQRAKEPVDDPEKPPLNEPPVVTSPVGDSTG; via the coding sequence ATGTTCAAACGTTGGAGATTTTGGTTGGGCGCTGCTATTAGCGCCTTTTTTCTTTATATTGCCCTGCGCGGGTTTGACTTGCGCTTGGCCTGGCAATACATTTTAACCGGCAATTATTGGTGGGTGTTGCCAGGCGTGTTTGTTTATTTTGTGGGCGTGTGGGCGCGTACCTGGCGCTGGCATTACCTGCTGCGGCCCATCAAAGCCATTTCGCTTAAAGAACTGTGGCCGGTGGTGGTGATTGGGTACATGGGAAACAACATTTACCCTTTCCGGATCGGCGAAGTTTTACGGGCTTACGTGTTAAAAAAGAAAAAAAACGTTAGCATGAGCGCCAGCATTGCCACCATTCTGGTGGAGCGTATCTTTGACGGGCTGGTCATGCTGATTTTTGTTTTTATTGGCTTGCCCCTGGTGCCCGGGCTGCCCGACTGGTTGCGCCAAATTGTCATCCTGGCCAGCGTGGCCTTTTTTGGGGCGTTGATTGTATTTTTTGTTTTGGCGGCTCGTCCCCACACCACCCGCAAATTGTACCATTGGGCCTTTAGCCGTTTTTTGCCCCATAGCCTGCAACCCCAATTTCTGGCGCTGGCGGACAGGTTTATGGAGGGCCTGACCAGCCTGACCAGCCTGCGAGATATTTTGATGATCTTTTTTACCTCGTTGGTGGTGTGGCTGCTGGAAACCATGAAGTATTGGTTTGTGATGCATGCCTTTGATTTTACCGTGAGCTTTTTTGTGCTCATGTTGATGAACGGCGTGGTCAACCTGGCCACCACCCTCCCTTCTGCCCCCGGTTACGTGGGCACGTTTGATACGCCGGGCATTGAAGTGCTGAAAGTGTTTGGCGTTAACGCCGCCATAGCGGCCGCTTATACCCTGGTGCTCCACGTAGCTTTATGGCTACCCATCACCCTGTTGGGCTTTTACTATATGATCCGTGAAGGCTTGAGTTGGACCGAGTTGGGCAAAGCCGCCGAATCACGCCAGCGGGCGAAAGAGCCGGTTGACGACCCTGAAAAACCGCCGCTCAATGAACCGCCTGTAGTTACTTCGCCGGTAGGCGATTCAACCGGTTAG